The proteins below come from a single Candidatus Falkowbacteria bacterium genomic window:
- the tsaB gene encoding tRNA (adenosine(37)-N6)-threonylcarbamoyltransferase complex dimerization subunit type 1 TsaB, which produces MNILKIDTTDPEALTAAVYRDADLIAEEKVPARRRQSEELLPAIDRALAKAGIRMIDLEKIIVANQGGSFTSLRIGIVTANAMAYALQVPVEGTVRNEKQPDKAYVEPIYDNTPDFVVKKKSL; this is translated from the coding sequence ATGAATATCTTAAAAATAGACACTACGGACCCCGAGGCTCTGACTGCGGCTGTATATAGGGATGCAGACCTGATCGCCGAGGAGAAAGTGCCAGCGCGCAGACGGCAGTCGGAAGAATTGTTGCCAGCTATCGACCGGGCCTTGGCCAAAGCCGGGATTCGCATGATCGATCTGGAGAAAATCATCGTGGCTAACCAAGGGGGCAGCTTCACTTCATTGCGTATCGGCATTGTCACGGCCAACGCCATGGCCTATGCCTTGCAGGTTCCGGTTGAGGGTACGGTCAGGAACGAAAAGCAGCCAGATAAGGCCTATGTCGAACCGATTTACGACAATACTCCGGATTTCGTCGTTAAGAAAAAAAGCCTTTAA